One window from the genome of Palaemon carinicauda isolate YSFRI2023 chromosome 24, ASM3689809v2, whole genome shotgun sequence encodes:
- the LOC137618447 gene encoding uncharacterized protein: protein MKMQTLTFIRTSMKMQTLTLIRTSMQFKNLTFIHTSMKMQTLTFIQTSMKIQTLTLIRTSMKIHTLTFNRTFMQIKTLTFIPTPIKIHTLTFIHTSIEMKTLTFIHTSMQTKTLTFIHTSMQIQTLTFICPSMQIQTLKFIRPSMKMQTLTFIRISMKMQTLTFIRTSMKIHTLTFIRTFMQIKTLTFIPTPIKIHTLTFIHTSIEMKTLTFIHTSMQTKTLTFIHTSMQIQTLTLFCTSMQIQTLKFIRPSMKIHTLTFIRISMKMQTLTFIRTSMKIQTLTFIRTSMKMQTLTFIHTSMQIQNLTFIHTSMQIQNLTFIRTSKQIQNLTFIRTSMQIMQIKTLTFIRTSMQINTLTFIRTSMQFKTLTFIRTSMNIQTLTFILTSMQIKTSMFIRTSMEIKTLRLLHLFSNPVCNVYSHLYEDPDLNVYSHLYADPEFNVYSHLYPDPDFNVYSHLYPDPDFNIYSHLYADPDLNAYLCR from the coding sequence ATGAAGATGCAGACTTTAACGTTTATTCGGACCTCTATGAAGATGCAGACTTTAACGTTAATTCGCACCTCTATGCAGTTCAAGAATTTAACGTTTATTCACACCTCTATGAAGATGCAGACTTTAACGTTTATTCAAACCTCTATGAAGATCCAGACTTTAACGCTTATTCGCACCTCTATGAAGATCCACACTTTAACGTTTAATCGCACCTTTATGCAGATCAAGACTTTAACATTTATTCCTACCCCTATTAAGATCCACACTTTAACGTTTATTCACACCTCTATAGAGATGAAGACTTTAACGTTTATTCACACCTCTATGCAGACCAAGACTTTAACGTTTATTCACACATCTATGCAGATCCAAACTTTAACGTTTATTTGCCCCTCTATGCAGATCCAGACTTTAAAATTTATTCGCCCCTCTATGAAGATGCAGACTTTAACGTTTATTCGCATCTCTATGAAGATGCAGACTTTAACGTTTATTCGCACCTCTATGAAGATCCACACTTTAACGTTTATTCGCACCTTTATGCAGATCAAGACTTTAACATTTATTCCTACCCCTATTAAGATCCACACTTTAACGTTTATTCACACCTCTATAGAGATGAAGACTTTAACGTTTATTCACACCTCTATGCAGACCAAGACTTTAACGTTTATTCACACATCTATGCAGATCCAGACTTTAACGTTATTTTGCACCTCTATGCAGATCCAGACTTTAAAATTTATTCGCCCCTCTATGAAGATCCACACTTTAACGTTTATTCGCATCTCTATGAAGATGCAGACTTTAACGTTTATTCGCACCTCTATGAAGATCCAGACTTTAACGTTTATTCGCACCTCTATGAAGATGCAGACTTTAACGTTTATTCACACCTCTATGCAGATCCAGAATTTAACGTTTATTCACACCTCTATGCAGATCCAGAATTTAACGTTTATTCGCACCTCTAAGCAGATCCAGAATTTAACGTTTATTCGCACCTCTATGCAGATTATGCAGATCAAGACTTTAACGTTTATTCGTACCTCTATGCAGATCAACACTTTAACGTTTATTCGCACCTCCATGCAGTTCAAGACTTTAACGTTTATTCGCACCTCTATGAATATCCAGACTTTAACGTTTATTCTCACCTCTATGCAGATCAAGACTTCAATGTTTATTCGCACCTCTATGGAGATAAAGACTTTACGTTTATTGCACCTCTTTTCAAATCCAGTCTGTAATGTTTATTCACACCTCTATGAAGATCCAGACCTTAATGTTTATTCTCACCTCTATGCAGATCCAGAATTTAATGTTTATTCACACCTCTATCCAGATCCAGACTTTAACGTTTATTCACACCTCTATCCAGATCCAGACTTTAACATTTATTCGCACCTTTACGCCGATCCAGACTTAAACGCTTATTTGTGCCGCTAA